Genomic DNA from Nitratidesulfovibrio vulgaris str. Hildenborough:
GCCGCCTCACGCGAAACCTTGCGTCGGGCAGCTGCACTGGCGTCACTGTATGCGCCACATCATATGATAGGGCATGTGTCATGGGACGGCAGCCAGCATGGTGCCGATGCCGCCCGCTGGCTTGAACGGTCTGCGGGGACGTGGGAAGGGGTGCTGGCGGTCTCGGAGGCGAGGCTGTGCCTTGAGAACACACACGAGCGCAGCCCGGAGCATCTTCGGAGGGTTGTCGATGCGTTGCCGGTGGAAAGGGCAGGCATCTGCTTCGATGTGGGGCACTGGTTCAGCTTCGCGGGGGGTATCGCCCGTGACGACCTCGACCGATGGCTTGATGCCTTCGCGCCTCGCCTCAGCCATCTGCATCTTCATGACAATGACGGCAGTGGCGACCAGCATCTCGGGCTGGGGGCCGGACGCATCCCGCTGGCGGCGTTCTTCGAGGGGCTTGAACGGCGAGGGGTCAAGCCTTCAGCGACGCTGGAACCGCATGACGAAGTGGCCTTCGAACAGTCGCTTGCGTGGATGCGCGCGCGACCGGAGGTCATGACGTTGCTCGGGTGATTCCAGCCGGTTGCCGTCTATCCTTTGAACGTGTCTCCGGAAGTGCCCAGACGACGCAGGATCTTCTGGAGTGACACGCGTTCGATGCCTGAAAGTCGCGCCGCCTCGGATATGTTGCCTCCCGTCTGGCGCAAGAGGCCTTCGACGTAACGGCGGGTGAAATCCTCCACGACAGCCCCCTTCGCCTCTTTGTAGGGAACAAGGGATGGCGTCTCCGCAGTCGTCGGGCAGGTCGTGCCGTCCACAAGACGAAGGTGGGCGGTGTCGATGGTGTCTCCCGGGCAGAAGACGACGAGCCTGCGGATGTAGTTCTGTAGTTCCCTGACATTGCCGGGCCACTCCCTTCCGGCAAGACAGGCAAGTGCGCCGGGTGAGATGCGTTTCACAGGGCTGGAGAGCTCCCGGCAAGTCGCCGCGACGAAGTGGTCTGCCAGCAGTGGGATGTCGTCGCGCCGTTCTCGGAGGGGGGGCGTGTGGATGGTCAGCACGTTGAGCCTGTAGAAGAGGTCTTCCCGGAAGAGTCCCTGCTTGATGCGCTCTTCGAGGGCCCTGTTGGTGCTGGCGATGATACGCACATCCACGAGGGTGCTCGCGCTTGACCCCACAGGGCGAATCTCGCGCTCTTGCAAGACCCGGAGCAGCTTGGTCTGGAGTGCCTCACCGATGTCCCCGATTTCATCCAGCAGGAGCGTTCCCCGTTGCGCAGACATGAAGAGCCCGCGCCGAGTCCTGTCTGCCCCCGTGAATGCCCCTTTGACGTGTCCGAACAGTTCACTTTCCAGAAGCTGGTCGGGGATGGAGGGGCAGTTCACTTTGACTAGTGGGCGCTCCCTCCTGCTGCCGAGGCGGTGCAGCATGTCGGCGACGAGTTCCTTGCCTGTCCCTGATTCTCCCCTGATGAGCACAGAGTAGTCCGTGGCTGCGATGGCCGCGATAGTCTCCTTGAGGCGTTGCATGACCGGAGATTCGCCTATCATCTGGCGTTCGATGCAGCCTTGTTGCATCATTTGACGCAACCGTTTGTTCTCTTTGAGGATGCGTATCCGCTCCAGCGCCTTGTTGAGGGTCCTTTGCAGTTCTTCGCGGCGGACGGGCTTGGTGAGGAAGTCGTATGCGCCGTTCTTGAGGGCGGCGACCGCCGTCTCTATGGAACCGTGCGCCGTGAGCAGGATGACCGAAGTCGTGGGGTCCACGGTCATGGCCTGCTGCATGAGTTCCATTCCATCCATGTCGGGCATCCGCAGGTCGGTGAGCAGCAGGGCGACCCCGCTGCCCTGGATGATGTGCAGCGCCTCAGCGCCGGAAAGCGCCACAGAGACACTGGCTGCCGGAAAGTCCCTGCTCACCAGTCTTGCCAGTCCGTGCGCGAAGTCGGGTTCGTCATCGACGATGAGGATGTGTTCGTCACATGTCGTTGGCATGGTCGCGGGGGTCTCCGTCAGCAGGAAAGTGAAGAATGAATGTGGCACCGTCGTCGGTGGAGACGTCGATGTTGCCGTTGAGGTCGCGCATGATGCCATAGACGACGGCAAGTCCGAGACCCGTGCCGCGTCCTGTTTCCTTCGTCGTGTAGAAAGGGTCGAAGATGCGGTCACGGTGCGCTTCAGGGATGCCCGGCCCGTTATCCCTGATGGTCACCGTGACACCGTACCCCTTGCCGCAGGTGCTGATGGCAATGGTGCCTGTACGTTCCGGCACGGCATCGAGGGCGTTGAGGAGCAGGTTGGAGAACACCTGTCCCAGGGAGTCCCGGTCAGCGTAGACACGCGGCAGGTCGGGTTCAAGGTCGAGTGAGACGTTCACGCCCGACTTGCGGGCTTTCGGCATGAAAATCTCCACGATATCGGACAGCACGTCGTTGATGTCACAGGCCTCGCAGCGTGTGTCCTTGGGGCGGGCGAAGTCGAGCAGGTCACGGACGACACGCTGGGCCTGAAGGGTGTGTCGCAGGATGATGTCGAGGTCATGGCGTGCCTGCGAGTCTCCGACCTGTGTCTGGAGCAGTTCGGCGTAACACATGATGACGCCGAGGGGGTTGTTGATCTCGTGGGCGAGCCCTGCTGCAAGGCGTCCCACCGAGGCAAGCTTCTCCTGCTGCCGCATCTGGTCGAACATGCGCTTTTCCCTCGTCGTCTCACGAAGGTAGACCACGCTACGGTTCCTGCCGTGTGTCTGTGCAAGCGGATAGACGTTGATGACGAACGAGCGTCCATCCTCGAGTGCGATTTCCATCTGGGCAGGCTCTGCCACGGCGTCGGGGAGTCCTGCATCATCGAGAAGGCGCGGCAGACCACCCGGTATAGCCTTTGCCATGCGTTCGGCTGACCCGTTGGCAAACACGATGGCCCCGTGACCGTCAAGGAGCAGCAGGGGGTCGGAGATGCCTTCGAATATGGAGTCGAGCAGGGTGTTCTGCCGCAGGAGGTTGTCGAGCACGTCGATGTTGTCGAGCGCGATGCCCAGCTGACGTCCCAGTGCCTGTGCCAGTTCAGGAGTGCGCGGCCCGTGCGGTCTGTCTTCGCGCCAGAAAAGGCAGAGCAGGCCACGGGATGTCTCGGTGGTCTGGACGGGGATGTACCACGCGCGGGGTGTGAGCCGCGGCAAGCCGTCTCCAAGGAGCACTCCCATGTCCTCTGGCAGTTGTGGCGGTGCTGCGTCTGCGGGCCATGAGAATGACTCGGTACCCGAAAGCAGGCAGGCGTATGCGGCGCTGGCAGCGTTGAAGCGACGGGCGATGAGTTCGAGCGATGTGCCGAGAAGGTCGTGCTTGCCCTGGCTGCGGTTCAGTCCGGCGAGAAGTTCGACGAACAGCCCGACATCGGCACTCCGGGCGTCGGCCTCCGCCTGAAGGTCTGCCGTTCGCGTCGCGACCATCGACTCGAGATTGCTCGCGTAGTCTTTGAGTTGCTGCCTAGCCTGCGCCAGTTGTCGTGTGAAGCCTTCCATGGTGTTGATGACATCTTCAATCTCTTCGTCACGGCGCAGCCTGTCGAGCATGGAACCGTTCGCGTCGAAGCCGAGCTGACGTTGCATGGCGGCTCCCATCCGTCTCAGATTGTAGACGACAAGGCGCGTGAAGAACGTGTGGATGATGGCAAAGAGGATGACCATGCCCACGGCGAAGAGCGTGGCGAAGGAGGTTATGGCCTCCTTCGCCGAACTGAGGGATTCGTCGATGGCGATGGATACGAGGTCGATGCCCGCCAGTTCACCGGGGGAGCGGCCAAAGCCCCGCACAGGGCCATACAGTGCGATCAGTTGCGGGGGGGCATCTTCCGGGGCACCGTGGCACTTCATGCAGGCTTCTTCGAAACGGACGGGGCGGGCGGTTATGAACCGTTCGCCCCTCTCGCCGTTTTCAGTCTCCTCGATGCGGGTCAGTGTCGGGTCGGCCTTGAAGCGTTCTATGAGCCCACGCTCCAGAGAGGCAGCTTCGAAGGACGGGTTGCGGGCGTCGATGGCGACACGCCGGTATTCGAATGCCTCGTTCCCGTGAGCCGGGTCGCTCATGACGTGCCGGGTGACGAACGACGTCGACATGGCTTCGATGATGAACCTGTCGGCTGGCAGGTCCCGGTACATGGCGGGGCGCAACGTGTTGCGCACATAACTCTGCACCGATTCGGCGTGGCTGAGGATGAGCGAGGCTTTGGAACGGGCTTCGGCGGACACAAGCTGGTTCAGGTGCATGTACAGGGAGGCTGCGAAGAACAGCCCCATGGTGACGAGGATGCCCATGAGGCCGAGCATGAACCGTATCTGGAGCGAATAAGGCTTGTGGCGGCGGTGCCCGTTCTCAGGGGGTGCGGAGGGCATGGCGGAAACCGTTCCGGGTTGTCGTGTCCTGTCGGGCGGTCCATATGACCGCGCGGAACATGGGGCTTCGAAGTGTCTTGTCTCTATAGCGCGTCACCTGAACAATGGGCAACAGGCGGCGGTTCTGATGCTTCCTGATGGATACACATGCTAACACGAGTTAGCATGTGCAGTTTTGACGGTCTCTATAAGATCCTGTTTTGTTTCGACTGTTTTCTTTTCTTGCCGTGGCATGCAGCTTGCTTCGTATCGAGTGTCAGTTCAGGTCACAACCAATCCTAAGCATCAGGAGTCACCATGAAACTGCTCGTTCCTTATGATGGTTCACCCCAGTCGGACAAAGCCTTGGACACCGCGGTACATCTTGCGCAAGGCATGGGCGGGGCTATTGTCGTCGTCAATGTGGTGCCTGACCTCTGTCTGATGTCCGAAGAGATACCGGCTGGTGATTGCGATGCCGTATCTAGGGCATTGGACATGAATGGTTCTGTGGCATTGCACCGTGCAGGTGAAAAGCTGAAGGGTTCTGGCGTCGAGGTCGAGACTGTCATGAAGAGCGGGCGTATCGTGGACAGCATACTTGATGTAGCTCAGGAGAGGTCCATCGACTGCATCGTCATAGGTGCTCATGGAAGGCACAAGGCCTTGCGTATGCTTCTTGGCAGTGTGTCGTCGAAAGTGGCCGAACTGTCATCGTGCAATGTGCTTATCGTCAAGTAGTAACATCAGGAGAAACAGGTCATGCAAGAGAAGGGTCTCGCCGGAAAGATGATGGACATCGTGCCCGGCCTGCTCGTCATGGTCGGCACGCTCTACGTACTGCGTACCTATGTCGAACCGTGGATGAAGGATGCCGTGGTCTTCGGCAGGAAGGGCTGGCTGGTGCAGGTTCTCAGCCTCAACTACATCCTGCTTTCGATTCTTACCGGTATGTTCTACCGGAACATCCTGTTCGGCGGCAAGATACCGGGGTGGGCCGAAGAGGGCTTCAGGACGACCCGTCTGTTCATCAAGACCGGTGTCATCATGCTCGGTTCGCTCTACACTTTCGACAAGCTGCTCAAGGTGGGCGGTGTCGCCATCACCCTCATCGTGGCGTTCGTTTTCGGAACGGCCATCTTCATCATGTGGCTGGGTAGCCGTCTTGGGGCAGACAGGTCCGTCACGGCGACCATGGCGGCTGCATGCGGTGTGTGCGGTGTCTCGGCTGCGGTGGCTACCGCCCCCGGTGTGCGGGCCAAGCCCGTCGACCTTGCGCTCTCCATCGCCACCATCCTCGGTTTCGGCATCATGACGATGTTCGTGAGCCCCTTCATCGGCAAGGCCCTGCAACTTTCCGACTACCAGTTCGGAGCATGGGTGGGCACGGGTATCCTGAACTCGGGTCAGGTGCTCGCCACCTGCCTCGCATTCAACCCCGTGTTCGCTCCGGGTACGGCCGTTGCCTATGGTGAGATATGGAACGTCGTGCGCGTCATCTGCATCCCCTTCGTCGTGTTCTTCATCACGGCTTGGTACTGGAAGGGTGAGGCCGATGCCGAACACACCAGCCTCGGCAGCATCCTTGCCTCCAAGTTCCCCATCTTCGTTCTCGGCTTCGTGGGCATGACCGCCCTGTCGTCGCTGCATATGCTCGGTGCCGAGGGGTCCGAGACCCTGCACCTCATGCGCGATGTCATGGCGTGGATCTTCGGCGTTGGCCTCGTGGGCCTTGGAGCCTATATCGACGTGCGCGAGATCAAGGCCGCCGGCGGTGTTCCGCTGCGCATCGGCCTGATTGCAGGCATGGTCAAGTACATCCTCGCCCTGATCATCATCCTCGCCTTCATCCCCAAGGAAGGCGCGTTCTAGGCGCCGTAGCAAGGAGTCCGCAATGTCTGCCGACGACAAGAAGAAGTCCCTCACTGTATTCAGGTCCGACCGCCACGAGGACGTTGCCGCCATCGTCTTCTCCGCCCTGGTCGTAGTGTGCGTGCTGGCCTATATGGCCTTCGTCATCCCCACCGTGAAGATAACGGTGCAGCAGGACGGCAAGCTGACCGAAGTGTTCGTCACCGAAGGGGCACAGGTGAAAACGGGCGACAAGCTGTACGCTCTCGAGGTCGTTGAGAAGAAATGGGTCAACAACGCCATGCAGGAGAAGACGGTGGTGAAGGAATTCACCGCCAAGGCCAACGGCAAGGTCCTCAAGGTCACTGGTCAGCCCGGCGAGGCCGTGAAGAAGGGAAAGCACTCGGTCATCGTGCTTGAGCACGAGAAGGGGACCTTGCCCTAATGAAGATACTGTTGGCCCTTGATGACCATGTGCGTGCGACAGAAGAAGCCCTGCGCATGGCACGTGAGCAGGGAGCACAGTTG
This window encodes:
- a CDS encoding sugar phosphate isomerase/epimerase family protein; the encoded protein is MFVNLPLSWIARDKRWFRLFIERRINPEFGMDTVAVQDLPESWHRETAAMLRAEGLACGVHLPFFDLHPGSFNDAILAASRETLRRAAALASLYAPHHMIGHVSWDGSQHGADAARWLERSAGTWEGVLAVSEARLCLENTHERSPEHLRRVVDALPVERAGICFDVGHWFSFAGGIARDDLDRWLDAFAPRLSHLHLHDNDGSGDQHLGLGAGRIPLAAFFEGLERRGVKPSATLEPHDEVAFEQSLAWMRARPEVMTLLG
- a CDS encoding sigma-54-dependent transcriptional regulator yields the protein MPTTCDEHILIVDDEPDFAHGLARLVSRDFPAASVSVALSGAEALHIIQGSGVALLLTDLRMPDMDGMELMQQAMTVDPTTSVILLTAHGSIETAVAALKNGAYDFLTKPVRREELQRTLNKALERIRILKENKRLRQMMQQGCIERQMIGESPVMQRLKETIAAIAATDYSVLIRGESGTGKELVADMLHRLGSRRERPLVKVNCPSIPDQLLESELFGHVKGAFTGADRTRRGLFMSAQRGTLLLDEIGDIGEALQTKLLRVLQEREIRPVGSSASTLVDVRIIASTNRALEERIKQGLFREDLFYRLNVLTIHTPPLRERRDDIPLLADHFVAATCRELSSPVKRISPGALACLAGREWPGNVRELQNYIRRLVVFCPGDTIDTAHLRLVDGTTCPTTAETPSLVPYKEAKGAVVEDFTRRYVEGLLRQTGGNISEAARLSGIERVSLQKILRRLGTSGDTFKG
- a CDS encoding c-type heme family protein; translation: MPSAPPENGHRRHKPYSLQIRFMLGLMGILVTMGLFFAASLYMHLNQLVSAEARSKASLILSHAESVQSYVRNTLRPAMYRDLPADRFIIEAMSTSFVTRHVMSDPAHGNEAFEYRRVAIDARNPSFEAASLERGLIERFKADPTLTRIEETENGERGERFITARPVRFEEACMKCHGAPEDAPPQLIALYGPVRGFGRSPGELAGIDLVSIAIDESLSSAKEAITSFATLFAVGMVILFAIIHTFFTRLVVYNLRRMGAAMQRQLGFDANGSMLDRLRRDEEIEDVINTMEGFTRQLAQARQQLKDYASNLESMVATRTADLQAEADARSADVGLFVELLAGLNRSQGKHDLLGTSLELIARRFNAASAAYACLLSGTESFSWPADAAPPQLPEDMGVLLGDGLPRLTPRAWYIPVQTTETSRGLLCLFWREDRPHGPRTPELAQALGRQLGIALDNIDVLDNLLRQNTLLDSIFEGISDPLLLLDGHGAIVFANGSAERMAKAIPGGLPRLLDDAGLPDAVAEPAQMEIALEDGRSFVINVYPLAQTHGRNRSVVYLRETTREKRMFDQMRQQEKLASVGRLAAGLAHEINNPLGVIMCYAELLQTQVGDSQARHDLDIILRHTLQAQRVVRDLLDFARPKDTRCEACDINDVLSDIVEIFMPKARKSGVNVSLDLEPDLPRVYADRDSLGQVFSNLLLNALDAVPERTGTIAISTCGKGYGVTVTIRDNGPGIPEAHRDRIFDPFYTTKETGRGTGLGLAVVYGIMRDLNGNIDVSTDDGATFILHFPADGDPRDHANDM
- a CDS encoding universal stress protein, translating into MKLLVPYDGSPQSDKALDTAVHLAQGMGGAIVVVNVVPDLCLMSEEIPAGDCDAVSRALDMNGSVALHRAGEKLKGSGVEVETVMKSGRIVDSILDVAQERSIDCIVIGAHGRHKALRMLLGSVSSKVAELSSCNVLIVK
- a CDS encoding YeiH family protein, whose amino-acid sequence is MQEKGLAGKMMDIVPGLLVMVGTLYVLRTYVEPWMKDAVVFGRKGWLVQVLSLNYILLSILTGMFYRNILFGGKIPGWAEEGFRTTRLFIKTGVIMLGSLYTFDKLLKVGGVAITLIVAFVFGTAIFIMWLGSRLGADRSVTATMAAACGVCGVSAAVATAPGVRAKPVDLALSIATILGFGIMTMFVSPFIGKALQLSDYQFGAWVGTGILNSGQVLATCLAFNPVFAPGTAVAYGEIWNVVRVICIPFVVFFITAWYWKGEADAEHTSLGSILASKFPIFVLGFVGMTALSSLHMLGAEGSETLHLMRDVMAWIFGVGLVGLGAYIDVREIKAAGGVPLRIGLIAGMVKYILALIIILAFIPKEGAF
- a CDS encoding biotin/lipoyl-binding protein, producing the protein MSADDKKKSLTVFRSDRHEDVAAIVFSALVVVCVLAYMAFVIPTVKITVQQDGKLTEVFVTEGAQVKTGDKLYALEVVEKKWVNNAMQEKTVVKEFTAKANGKVLKVTGQPGEAVKKGKHSVIVLEHEKGTLP